One genomic segment of Erysipelotrichaceae bacterium 66202529 includes these proteins:
- a CDS encoding PTS fructose transporter subunit IID: MSKEKVLTKKDLRKAAWRWLIGISTFNYETQLAPSALFSVYPCLRKMYPDDEDLKKSCLNYMRYYNTMPWISPFVIGAALGIEDEGGIDSLDAVNDFKVGLMGPLAGIGDTIGWAMIPTIFGSIAASMGMEGNPLGIFLWAAFTFAFLILRILQYEWGYGMGVNVITKFGKQITVFTEACSVLGLTVVGSLVATVVKLSTGIQFKNGDVVMKVQDLIDGVMPALLPVAAVGIIYYFMKVKKVKMTWMILFIIVASMIGAATGIFAA; this comes from the coding sequence ATGAGTAAGGAAAAAGTTTTAACTAAAAAAGATTTGCGCAAGGCCGCATGGAGATGGCTGATTGGTATTTCCACCTTTAATTATGAAACACAGCTGGCGCCTTCCGCTTTATTCTCAGTATATCCCTGCTTACGCAAAATGTATCCGGATGATGAGGATCTGAAAAAATCCTGTCTGAATTATATGCGTTACTATAATACCATGCCTTGGATTTCTCCATTTGTTATTGGTGCCGCACTTGGTATCGAGGATGAGGGCGGTATTGACTCCCTGGATGCTGTCAATGACTTTAAGGTTGGTTTAATGGGCCCTCTTGCCGGTATCGGAGATACGATTGGCTGGGCAATGATTCCGACAATCTTTGGATCTATTGCCGCAAGTATGGGTATGGAAGGCAATCCGCTGGGAATCTTCCTGTGGGCTGCATTCACCTTTGCATTTCTGATTCTGCGTATTCTTCAGTATGAATGGGGATACGGCATGGGTGTTAATGTCATCACGAAATTTGGTAAGCAAATCACCGTATTTACCGAAGCATGCTCTGTTCTGGGTCTGACCGTTGTAGGCTCTCTTGTTGCGACTGTTGTGAAGCTGAGCACGGGTATCCAGTTTAAGAACGGCGATGTTGTCATGAAGGTTCAGGATCTGATTGACGGTGTTATGCCTGCGTTGTTACCGGTAGCTGCTGTTGGAATTATTTATTACTTCATGAAGGTGAAAAAGGTGAAGATGACCTGGATGATTCTATTCATCATCGTTGCATCCATGATTGGTGCGGCTACAGGAATCTTCGCGGCATAG
- a CDS encoding helix-turn-helix domain-containing protein — protein MFLFDNQNEKKHAKPIFTSAPVMSRLSHSFNDSHWSYPYHVHKHETELIYFSGGKASYQINNEVFNVIAGDLLIVNKGCIHSITSDIDDPISCWTCAITNFKMANSSSPDIFLPLDKKPYDRSHEHRRIIEDIFEALEYFSQQHNPYAVTVCDSLANALANIYFSIFQNAVTDHNEKKPSFAQDILFYINENYAKDITLKELTEHFHISSDYISHKFKETYGISPINYVIDRRISEAKWMLINTMDSLISISSQVGYDNTTHFSKLFLKRVGYPPLEYRRKFGMKLNSGK, from the coding sequence ATGTTCCTATTTGATAATCAAAACGAAAAAAAACATGCCAAACCGATTTTCACAAGCGCACCGGTGATGTCCAGACTGTCCCACAGCTTCAACGATTCTCACTGGTCTTATCCCTACCATGTTCACAAGCATGAAACCGAGCTGATATATTTCTCAGGCGGTAAGGCAAGCTATCAGATAAACAATGAGGTTTTTAATGTTATCGCAGGCGATTTACTAATTGTGAATAAAGGCTGTATTCATTCCATAACCTCTGATATCGATGATCCGATTTCCTGCTGGACCTGTGCAATCACCAATTTTAAAATGGCAAACTCCAGCTCACCGGATATCTTTCTTCCATTAGATAAAAAGCCCTATGATCGATCGCACGAACACAGGAGGATAATTGAAGATATTTTTGAAGCCCTGGAATATTTTTCTCAGCAGCACAATCCGTATGCTGTAACGGTTTGTGACTCCCTAGCAAATGCACTTGCGAATATATATTTCAGTATATTCCAGAATGCAGTAACAGATCATAACGAAAAAAAGCCGTCCTTTGCACAGGACATTCTGTTCTATATAAATGAGAATTATGCAAAGGATATCACATTAAAGGAGCTGACAGAGCATTTTCATATCAGCAGTGATTATATATCGCATAAATTCAAGGAAACCTATGGGATTTCACCAATTAACTATGTGATTGACCGTCGCATCAGTGAAGCGAAGTGGATGCTGATCAACACAATGGATTCTCTGATATCTATTTCATCGCAGGTCGGCTATGACAACACAACTCATTTTTCTAAGCTGTTTCTGAAAAGAGTCGGATATCCGCCATTGGAGTATAGAAGAAAATTCGGTATGAAGCTGAACAGCGGTAAATAA
- a CDS encoding acetate CoA-transferase YdiF translates to MSKIKRNKTRPQIVSAREAVSYIADNDTVAVCGAGGGIVDPYALINALHERYVETNSPKNLTLWHSTGLGDRNDRGMSPLALEGLVKRVIGGHWGQSPRLAEMASANKIEAYNFPQGIMAQLARSAAAGQPGILSHVGLGTFIDPRVNGGKLNEVTQEDLIEVMNLNGKEWLFYPVIPLDVCLIRATTADTEGYASMEDEITYIDALQLAQAVHNNGGTVILQVKRIVKAGTLHPKSVKIPGFLVDAIVVEENQQQLYNGSDRFFSGDYIADDSDITMLPLDQRKVVARRALMEVRPGYVGNVGVGIADGIGNVAREEGVQDAFTLTVETGPVGGATAQGIFFGATVNAKAVMDMPAQFDFYDGGGLDVAFLSFAELDENGDVNVHHFNGKIMGTGGFVNIVAGSKKVVLCGTLRAGKLMTSVKDGRITIEQEGKFEKLIKKVSSVTFRAEQAEKQKQEVIYITERAVFRLLDGNVVLTEIAPGIDLQKDVIDQMGFVPEIAEDLKVMDARIFREEKMNIYEEFINQ, encoded by the coding sequence ATGTCAAAAATTAAGAGGAATAAAACAAGACCGCAGATAGTAAGCGCAAGGGAAGCAGTCAGCTATATTGCGGACAATGATACAGTCGCAGTCTGTGGTGCAGGAGGTGGAATTGTTGATCCCTATGCACTGATCAATGCACTGCATGAGCGGTATGTGGAAACCAATAGTCCAAAGAATCTAACACTCTGGCATTCAACAGGGCTCGGTGATAGAAATGACAGAGGAATGTCACCGCTGGCCTTAGAGGGTCTGGTGAAGCGTGTAATCGGCGGACACTGGGGACAGTCACCGCGACTTGCGGAAATGGCAAGCGCAAACAAAATAGAGGCATACAATTTCCCGCAGGGAATCATGGCACAGCTGGCAAGAAGTGCGGCAGCCGGACAGCCAGGAATTCTGAGCCATGTGGGACTGGGAACCTTTATCGATCCACGCGTAAACGGCGGTAAGCTGAATGAGGTCACACAGGAGGACTTAATCGAGGTGATGAACCTCAATGGGAAAGAATGGCTTTTCTACCCTGTAATTCCCCTGGATGTATGCCTGATTCGTGCGACAACGGCGGATACCGAGGGGTATGCATCTATGGAGGATGAAATCACATACATTGATGCTTTGCAGCTTGCTCAGGCGGTGCATAACAACGGCGGTACTGTTATCCTGCAGGTAAAGCGTATTGTTAAGGCTGGCACTCTGCATCCGAAAAGCGTAAAAATACCGGGATTTCTGGTGGATGCAATCGTAGTGGAGGAGAACCAGCAGCAGCTGTATAATGGCTCAGACCGTTTTTTCTCAGGAGATTATATTGCGGATGACAGTGATATCACGATGCTTCCGTTAGATCAGAGAAAGGTTGTCGCAAGAAGAGCACTGATGGAGGTGCGCCCTGGATATGTCGGGAATGTCGGTGTAGGTATTGCGGATGGTATTGGAAATGTTGCACGTGAAGAAGGTGTTCAGGATGCGTTTACCCTGACAGTGGAAACCGGCCCGGTCGGCGGTGCTACAGCACAGGGGATATTCTTTGGTGCGACAGTGAATGCAAAAGCAGTCATGGATATGCCTGCACAATTCGATTTTTATGACGGCGGCGGTCTGGATGTGGCATTTCTGTCCTTTGCGGAGTTAGATGAGAACGGGGATGTGAATGTTCATCACTTTAACGGAAAAATCATGGGAACCGGAGGCTTTGTCAATATTGTTGCCGGAAGTAAAAAGGTGGTTCTGTGCGGTACCCTGCGTGCCGGAAAGCTTATGACGTCGGTAAAAGATGGAAGGATAACAATAGAGCAGGAAGGCAAATTCGAAAAGCTGATCAAGAAAGTAAGCTCCGTCACCTTCCGTGCAGAGCAGGCGGAAAAGCAGAAGCAGGAGGTTATCTACATCACGGAAAGAGCAGTATTCAGACTGCTGGACGGCAACGTGGTTCTAACAGAAATCGCTCCGGGAATTGACTTACAAAAGGATGTTATTGATCAAATGGGCTTTGTGCCTGAAATTGCAGAGGATCTGAAAGTAATGGATGCTCGCATTTTCCGGGAAGAAAAAATGAATATTTATGAGGAGTTTATAAACCAATAA
- a CDS encoding 2-dehydropantoate 2-reductase — translation MKIVMLGAGALGSTIGGTLAMGGNDVYFVDMWQEHVDFINKNGLHMTNEKEDWYVKVDARTAADAIGEADLVIVLVKSFATKQAVEQLQQTNVIGKHTLVMSLQNGLGNEETIASVIGSENVISGKTYVGGRLIQAGYISAGVQGKWTYIGELSGETTDRIQRVCKVFNDAGLLCEVSNNIKGLIWDKLLINVAAGALCGITRLPYGPLYEEDSIKEVAVAAIREGITVAKAAGVTLKSEDPEYAWYAASEGLPGTFKTSILQSLELKRPTEIDFINGSIVEWGKKYGIETPVNQTLVACVKGIEKYILEYEPSLKKG, via the coding sequence ATGAAAATTGTAATGTTAGGTGCCGGAGCATTGGGGTCTACGATTGGTGGAACCCTGGCTATGGGCGGAAACGATGTATATTTTGTGGATATGTGGCAGGAGCATGTGGATTTCATCAACAAAAACGGCTTACATATGACAAATGAAAAAGAAGACTGGTATGTTAAGGTGGATGCCAGAACAGCTGCTGATGCGATTGGTGAGGCTGATCTGGTTATCGTTCTTGTAAAATCATTTGCCACAAAGCAGGCGGTAGAGCAGTTACAGCAGACAAATGTCATTGGAAAGCATACGCTGGTTATGTCTTTACAAAACGGTTTGGGAAATGAAGAAACGATTGCTTCTGTCATTGGTTCAGAAAATGTCATCAGCGGTAAGACGTATGTGGGCGGTAGACTGATTCAGGCCGGCTATATATCTGCCGGTGTACAGGGAAAATGGACGTATATCGGTGAACTGAGCGGAGAAACCACAGACCGCATTCAACGGGTATGCAAAGTATTCAATGACGCCGGATTACTGTGTGAGGTAAGCAATAATATCAAGGGACTGATCTGGGATAAGCTGCTGATCAATGTTGCGGCCGGGGCATTATGTGGAATCACGCGGTTACCATACGGGCCATTGTATGAAGAGGATTCCATCAAGGAAGTGGCAGTAGCCGCAATCCGTGAGGGTATCACGGTAGCTAAGGCAGCCGGTGTAACCTTGAAAAGTGAAGATCCGGAGTATGCGTGGTATGCCGCAAGTGAAGGACTGCCGGGAACCTTTAAAACCTCTATTCTGCAGTCTCTGGAATTAAAGCGTCCTACAGAAATTGATTTCATCAATGGCTCCATTGTTGAATGGGGTAAAAAATACGGAATCGAAACACCGGTAAATCAGACACTGGTAGCCTGTGTAAAAGGGAT
- a CDS encoding dehydratase yields the protein MAEKKEINRVDIPLKIGDSAVFEKTITETDVVLFGGLTGDYSQMHFNEEYMKKTMYGTRIAHGILTFAIGCTASTKIQEQVKSPVPSASYGYDKLRFINPVYFGDTLTCRYTVDRIEEETNKTYSKLEIFNQKGEIVVFAIHILKFFPLEDK from the coding sequence ATGGCAGAGAAAAAAGAAATCAACCGGGTGGATATCCCCCTGAAAATAGGAGACAGCGCAGTATTTGAAAAAACGATTACAGAAACAGATGTCGTATTGTTCGGCGGTCTGACCGGAGATTACAGTCAGATGCATTTCAATGAGGAATATATGAAGAAAACGATGTACGGTACAAGAATTGCACACGGTATCTTAACCTTCGCAATCGGATGTACTGCTTCAACGAAAATTCAGGAGCAGGTGAAATCCCCGGTTCCTTCCGCATCCTATGGGTATGATAAGCTGCGTTTCATCAATCCTGTGTATTTCGGAGATACACTTACCTGTAGATACACGGTAGATAGAATCGAGGAAGAAACGAATAAGACATATTCAAAATTGGAAATTTTCAATCAAAAGGGAGAAATCGTTGTATTTGCTATCCATATCCTGAAATTCTTCCCTTTGGAAGATAAGTAA
- a CDS encoding protein-tyrosine-phosphatase, whose amino-acid sequence MDEITISNFRRVKGATEDGRRIRDKKLYRCGNPFFMTADDLEGMRRRNIRHIVDLRSDEECKAHAYQLPAPFTMHHASALKTRDGLENFYFFMLIDRDSTSEEIKKAAAFVHEGYRILPFHNPALKLILSLMEQDDGAVLFHCSSGKDRTGVLAALIQKLLGVREEIIMQEYLLSNTYILQDTLRHAQELGFTGEKRDMLLYCCSVHEELLRSSFEEIKRCYTSWNTYFKEEYALDEERIQYLKDIYLEEL is encoded by the coding sequence ATGGACGAGATAACAATTAGCAATTTTCGGCGTGTGAAGGGAGCTACAGAGGACGGCAGAAGAATTCGTGATAAAAAGCTGTATCGCTGTGGAAATCCGTTTTTTATGACAGCTGATGATCTGGAGGGAATGCGCAGGCGTAATATCCGCCATATTGTAGATTTGCGCAGCGATGAGGAATGCAAAGCGCATGCCTATCAGCTTCCTGCCCCGTTTACCATGCACCATGCTTCAGCTTTGAAAACAAGGGACGGGCTGGAAAATTTCTACTTCTTCATGCTGATCGACAGGGATTCCACCAGTGAGGAAATAAAAAAAGCAGCTGCCTTTGTACATGAAGGCTACCGTATACTGCCTTTTCATAATCCTGCACTGAAGCTGATTCTTTCCCTGATGGAGCAGGATGACGGTGCTGTTCTGTTTCACTGCAGCTCTGGAAAGGACAGAACCGGTGTGCTTGCGGCATTGATTCAAAAGCTTCTCGGTGTGAGAGAAGAAATAATTATGCAGGAATATTTGTTAAGTAACACGTATATCCTGCAGGATACGCTGCGTCATGCACAGGAGCTGGGATTTACCGGAGAAAAAAGGGATATGCTGCTGTACTGCTGCAGTGTGCATGAAGAGCTTTTGCGTTCTTCCTTTGAAGAAATAAAAAGATGCTATACAAGCTGGAATACCTATTTTAAAGAGGAGTATGCTTTGGATGAAGAAAGAATCCAGTATTTAAAGGATATATATCTGGAAGAGCTGTGA
- a CDS encoding NGG1p interacting factor NIF3 yields MKVMDVIQLLEQEGTWLQRDFQTRDHLLYGSEEAQVHKIGVCWVATIKVLQEAASQRIDFIITHENPFYQCSTQMHTAAYDAAQKKRQLLKQYGISIYRCHDVWDCIREYGVADQWARLLGFPFEMREQASYYQAATIPKTSLEALAKHTAKVLRKDGEDGVYVFGNPQSIVNRIVIGTGAATGLYEMLKLHPDAVIVCDDGITNYDAAQYALDHAIGMVVVNHAAVERSGLQAMVPWLQKRTQNQSVQWLDDGFHIHYYTG; encoded by the coding sequence ATGAAGGTTATGGATGTTATACAGCTGCTTGAGCAGGAGGGGACATGGCTTCAGCGGGATTTTCAGACCAGAGATCACCTTTTGTATGGCAGTGAAGAAGCACAGGTTCATAAAATCGGTGTCTGCTGGGTAGCGACAATCAAGGTGCTGCAGGAAGCAGCTTCACAGCGGATAGATTTTATCATTACACATGAAAATCCGTTTTATCAATGCTCCACACAAATGCATACAGCCGCCTATGATGCAGCACAGAAAAAGCGTCAGCTGCTTAAACAATACGGTATCAGTATTTACCGCTGTCATGATGTATGGGACTGTATTCGTGAGTACGGAGTGGCAGATCAATGGGCAAGGCTTCTCGGCTTTCCCTTTGAAATGCGCGAGCAGGCATCCTATTATCAGGCGGCAACTATACCAAAGACAAGCCTGGAAGCTCTGGCAAAGCATACAGCAAAGGTATTGCGGAAGGATGGGGAGGATGGTGTATATGTCTTTGGAAACCCACAGAGCATAGTAAATCGTATTGTAATCGGTACGGGTGCGGCAACCGGCTTATATGAAATGCTGAAGCTTCATCCGGATGCTGTCATCGTGTGTGATGATGGTATAACCAATTACGATGCCGCACAATATGCACTGGATCATGCCATCGGTATGGTCGTAGTGAATCATGCCGCAGTAGAACGCTCAGGACTGCAGGCGATGGTTCCCTGGCTGCAAAAACGCACACAAAATCAATCTGTGCAATGGCTGGATGACGGCTTTCATATCCACTATTACACAGGTTAA
- a CDS encoding PTS sugar transporter subunit IIC → MELSILQIVFITLIAYLKMTDNVTTQLFAFNTIICGWLTGLVVGDPTTGLSIGATMQLMSMGVVAVGGSSMPDYPIAAIIATTIAVTTGKGMEAGLAIGLPVAMLGVNFDVIYKIFNGFLMRKETSLIEEGKFHSALNMIKISPIFYGLCSAVPVLVCVVAGPTVVNAILDFMPAWFTTGLTIAGGVLPGVGMAMLLMYMPLGKYWSFLLVGFVLAAYLNVPVLGIAAVGLAAAYEIYKNQMKAGTAAAGTVAGGLEDE, encoded by the coding sequence ATGGAATTATCAATACTTCAGATAGTCTTTATCACACTGATTGCGTATCTGAAAATGACGGATAACGTAACAACACAGTTATTTGCATTTAATACTATCATCTGCGGATGGCTGACAGGTCTGGTTGTGGGAGACCCGACAACAGGACTGAGCATCGGTGCTACCATGCAGCTGATGTCTATGGGGGTTGTGGCTGTAGGTGGTTCCTCAATGCCGGATTACCCGATTGCGGCAATTATTGCGACAACGATTGCAGTAACGACGGGAAAGGGTATGGAGGCAGGTCTTGCCATCGGTCTTCCAGTTGCTATGCTTGGGGTAAACTTCGATGTAATTTATAAAATCTTCAACGGCTTCCTGATGAGAAAGGAAACCTCACTGATTGAAGAAGGTAAATTTCACTCTGCATTGAATATGATTAAGATTTCACCAATTTTCTATGGCTTATGCTCCGCTGTACCGGTACTGGTATGCGTAGTTGCAGGGCCAACGGTAGTCAATGCGATTCTGGACTTCATGCCTGCATGGTTCACAACCGGACTTACGATTGCAGGTGGTGTGCTTCCCGGTGTAGGTATGGCAATGCTGTTAATGTATATGCCGCTTGGAAAATACTGGTCCTTCCTGCTGGTTGGCTTTGTTTTGGCAGCTTACCTGAATGTACCTGTACTCGGTATTGCAGCAGTTGGACTGGCTGCAGCATATGAAATTTACAAAAATCAGATGAAGGCGGGAACTGCAGCTGCAGGAACTGTCGCAGGAGGTTTGGAAGATGAGTAA
- a CDS encoding PTS mannose/fructose/sorbose transporter subunit IIB produces the protein MSIVLGRVDYRLLHGIVATMWAPQSGAQRVMVIDDRTANDPIIKESMRLGKPAGMACSIITEETAMKNFKAGKYDDHKVFVVCEDPNVFLRLQEEAGQKIPRIVIGITRDRDAGTKVSSRASVKDEEKPVYKKLIENGCEVDVQFTTTDKAVKLSHAMEL, from the coding sequence ATGAGTATTGTATTAGGCAGAGTTGATTACCGTCTGCTGCATGGCATTGTGGCAACTATGTGGGCACCGCAATCCGGAGCACAGCGTGTAATGGTAATCGATGACCGCACGGCGAATGATCCAATCATCAAAGAAAGCATGCGCCTTGGTAAGCCTGCCGGTATGGCATGTTCCATTATCACTGAGGAAACAGCCATGAAGAATTTCAAGGCAGGGAAGTATGATGATCACAAGGTGTTTGTGGTATGTGAGGATCCCAACGTATTTTTGAGGCTTCAGGAAGAGGCAGGACAGAAGATTCCAAGAATCGTGATCGGTATCACCAGAGATCGTGATGCAGGAACGAAGGTAAGCTCAAGAGCTTCTGTTAAGGATGAAGAAAAGCCTGTATATAAGAAGCTGATAGAAAACGGATGCGAAGTGGATGTGCAGTTCACAACAACCGATAAGGCTGTGAAGCTGTCACACGCAATGGAATTGTAG
- a CDS encoding PTS sorbitol transporter subunit IIB — MRRFIFASHHYLAYGLKDTVDFLTSKARTIHDINAYTQDKEQDLELIVKSLFDTFHEDDEVIVLTDLLGGSVYQKFYPYISEHVHVLCGMNLPMAMSIVLAPEDVPFTDERISEIVEECKNQIVYVNKLSSASAMDCDDE, encoded by the coding sequence ATGAGACGATTTATTTTTGCATCACATCATTATCTGGCGTATGGATTAAAGGATACTGTAGATTTCCTTACCAGCAAGGCAAGGACGATACATGATATCAATGCCTATACTCAGGATAAGGAACAGGATCTGGAGCTTATTGTGAAAAGCCTGTTTGACACATTTCATGAGGATGATGAAGTTATCGTGCTGACAGATCTTTTGGGCGGCAGTGTCTATCAGAAATTTTACCCATATATCAGTGAGCATGTTCATGTTCTCTGCGGTATGAATTTACCGATGGCGATGAGTATCGTACTTGCACCCGAGGATGTACCTTTCACAGATGAGCGGATTTCTGAGATTGTTGAGGAATGCAAAAACCAAATCGTTTATGTAAATAAATTAAGTTCGGCTTCAGCTATGGACTGTGATGATGAATAA